Within Triticum dicoccoides isolate Atlit2015 ecotype Zavitan chromosome 1B, WEW_v2.0, whole genome shotgun sequence, the genomic segment TTGACAAGTATTTGGAAAAATATTATGAAGGTAGGCACCAGCGGTGTAGGCCTCATAATTGCTATGTCATAAATTTTGTGCCTTCACTTTTGCTTTGAACAAATGGAGATAATCACTACTAAGTAGTGTAGACCTCACTCTTATGTTGCATTTCACAACCTTATGTTAATTAAAAACACATTGAAGGTAGTCATCACATGGTGATGTAGACCTCATAGTTGTGAACGAAATTAATTCGTTGCCATAATGCAGTCCATAAGTTGTGTGGAAAATTGAAGATAGTCATTATGTCAGAATGACATAATATAGACCTCACAATAACATTGGATAACCTGCAATTAAGCAGTAGGTACCATTTGTCGATTCCTTGTGACAAATGTAAATTTGACATAGTCAGGCAGTGTCATACACTTCACTACCTCATGTTTCCAAACTTGCAAGCAAATTCCATATTCTATGCAAATAATGGAATCAACATATTGCTTTGCAATAGTATTACCCATGTAATACAAATAAATGCAGAAGTATAAACATACTTATGCAACACATATGAGGACTTGGGGGCCTCAAACGGTCATTTTACATGACATAAAATTATGCATAATCATTATTATGCAATTTACCAATGGTCTACCCTGCACATTTGCTCTGAAGCCCATGGCTTAACATGCAAATAACAATAATCTTATTGTCAAAGTGCTAAAGCCAAGGGGCTAAAACACAAGATCTGATAAGCATATATGCCTTAAATCAGAGAAAGCAGGGACTTTTCTAGGATTAACAAATAATCCAATGGCTGATTTACAAAATCGCCAAAGAGATAGGATTTTCTTCCTTCTCTTTCTCGTGCGGTTACTAATTCCCTTAGGGAATTAACCGCCGTCTGCAGGCGTTGGTTCCCGTGCACCGCCGTAGTCGGGGGTCGTCGCCGGTCGAGATTCACGCGCCGCCTACGCCGCCTCTGGGCCAAGGACCAGACAGTCCCGCGCATAGGGCTGGTGGCTGCTACCGCCATTGGCGGCAGGGCCTCTCGGAGACGGGAGCGGAGACCCTTCGTCGCCGGTGCTAGGCCATGCCATTCACCGGGAACACATGTTGGTCACCATCGCGCCGAGTCCGACTGGACATCGCCCGCCGGGGTTGCGGCCGCGTGCACACCTGGGACGCCGCCTCCACCAAGCTTTGACGGCTGCGTGCTGCCGTGCGGCATGGCTGCACGCTGACGCGCCGGAGCGTGTCGGTACACTAGGGGATGGTTCCCTGGTGTACCACTGTCCCTCGTCTGGAGAGGCACGCCGCGCCGCCAATCTTTTGGACCGCCGTCGCTGGAAACACCAACAATGGGGTCGAGGCCGTTGCGCATGTTGGGCACTGCCTCCGTGCTGTAGAAGCGCGCCGTGGAATCAAGGACAAAATCTCACCGCTTAGAGGCGTCCTCGAGGACTTTCCCAAGAACAGCGCTCATTTCGAGTTCTCCCTCTTTCTCTTTGGTGTTTGATCCATCCACTTCTTCCTGTGCATGCGCTCGGAAGAAGTAATCTGCATGTACGTACGGAAACAGAGTCGATTGATATAGATCATTTATTGATCATGAGAAGGCAAAATGAAGTAGACAATGTTCTGATCGGTTTTGTCCTGAACAGTGCATCTATGCATGCATGTCAACGAATGACTTGCTCGTGCTGTTCATGTTGCCAAGGCAATCGATTTTCCGACTACGCCAAATGCTCACGGGCCGGCCTCTTCTTGGACGATTCGGTGAGGCAATTCTCGCAGGAAAAGGCAATTGATCAGATTCTTCTTACTCCATGTTTCTTAATCACAAGAAGACAAACGAAATTAACACTCTGATTAATCTCCTGTACACGGATGCATGCATGCTCCATGGTGCTGCCGCTGCATGTGCCTGCGCAGCCAACTGTTACATCGCGTACTGTTGCGGCCGCCGCGATGGCCATCTGCATCTCGTGCCTCATCGTCGTGATGGTCGCTGCTTTGTCTCGCACGGAAGTGCGTTTCTCCATTGCGTGTAACTACTGTTTTCTTGGCCGAATTACTCTCTAGGCAGAGACTATGTGCTAATACCGTATTATAGAGTGAAAGTAAAAGAGACACATGAAGAATCCAAATGATCCATTAGTTTCATTGCAACGTGGAAGACCTACTTATATACATGGTGAAGGGGTGTGTTGGGAAGACACCTCTTCCCCTACAGACACCTCCTGGGAGGCATCCCTCCCATACAATTGATCACATATTTTTATTTCTTAACAACTCCAACTGCTGTCCACACTTGTCACATGACAATGCATGCATGGCGCGTGTCGAACCCTCCATGCGGCACGTCCGCACCGGCAACACACGGCAAAGTGGGAACACAACTGTCACACACCCGCGGGTTCCCGGCACCCACCTCTAGGCCATTGTTCCAGCGACCGCCCTAGCTCGTCGGTCGTCGCCTCTCCCCACATATACTTGCGCTCTCCCTGCCCACCTGAGCCACACCCGTCTGAGACCACAGTTCACCCAGCAAACACCTGAAGATCACATACTACTCTACTTGTCAATCTTTGCCAGGCAGTTGGCATCGATGGCTCCTGCCTGGATCAGGGGCGCCCGCGCGGTCGCGCCGGCGGTGCTCCTCGTGGCGGCGCTGCTGGTGGCGCTGGCGCCGCGGGGCGCGAGCGCGGCGCTGTCGTGCTCCACGGTCTACAACGAGCTGATGCCGTGCCTCGGGTACGTGCAGTCGGGCGGGGCGGTGCCGCGGGCGTGCTGCTCGGGGATCAAGACGCTCGTGTCCAGGGCGCGCGCCACGCCCGACCGCCGCGCCGCCTGCGCCTGCCTCAAGACCgtggccgccgccgcggccggcgGGCCCTACCTCGGCCGCGCCGCGGGGTTGCCCGGCAGGTGCGGCGTCCAGCCGCCCTTCAAGATCGACCCCAACGTCAACTGCAACGCGTACGTGACACCAAAACAAAAGGCATAAAAGTTCCCGAGACGTTCTTCGTTTTAACCCGGCTGTTTTTGTGTTGTGCATTCAGGGTATAAATTGGGCACGCAGCTCTACAGCGCGCGGAACGCGGCCGTGATGCGATGCCACAAGATACTCCCATTATGAAATGTTCTGCTGTACGTACGTACCCTGCAGATGTACTATACATGAGTCGACGGCGAATGATCGCGCCATATGTTCTGAACTCTCCCATTATGTAGTGTTGTGTAAACCAGTGTGTGATGAGGGAGACATACGTACTCCCTCCATGAATAATCGTTGGATTTGTGACTATGATCAACAGATTATCTCAACGGCAGTTTTACTTCTACATTGTTTAACGAGATGCAGCACAGAGTCACTGTGTAGGATAACAATCATGTGGTACGGCTAAGGGTGTGTTTGGTGCATGTATGAACCTAGCCTCGTTGTTCTTCTCTCATACATGCTGAGAGTAGACATGCCGAGTTCATGCATTTGATGTTGTTCGGCAGCGGTGTATGTGCTGAGGAGACATGCTAAGCTGAGACTTTGTTTGGCAGTCTGCATGTGTTTAGACATGCTGAACAATTTTGGATTTTGAATTTTTTAGAAcagtgaacaaaattttaaaaatgtaAACAAAAATTTAAATCTATTTTGAAATTCTGAACTTTTAttaaaaatttaaacaaaatttaaaATTCTACACACTTtttgaaatgttgaacatttttttgaaaatttagaCATATTTtgctgaacatttttgaaaatataatcaaaattTGAAATTCTGAATATTATCTAAACATTTACCAAAATCTAAAATTTTGCAtgtttttgaaaataaaaaaaaacgaAATTCTAATTTTCTTTAGAAAATTTAACAAAATTTtaaattctaaacattttttgattttttaaaaatttggaattctgaatattttttgaaaatttaaacaatttCGAAATTCTAtccatttttgatttttttaaaaagtttgaaATTTTCTAATAATTATACAAATTTTaaaattctgaatattttttgaaaatttagaTAAAAGTTGAACATATGTGGACGTTCCATGATCCAttcagcaggtttattagtttactgttaataattccagtattacacaaattcacatttcatatcgaacagctgtttgtcaatttcatatcaggcatatagatatattttaacatcatagtacgatagctaccggaaaacagcacaatacaacatataaatagtacaacttcataagaacaatattagaataaTATATTTATtttcctaatcgagatcatccaggctcgccttatccacctctgctttcagttcagtaagaacccgttttgcactgaccagctgggaaagtgcctcctccttcgccaacaccatcttagcaaagtattATTTAAAaactctgagctcattctccaccttcctctttttatcccgcatctttaaatattcttcagcgttgacaacactttctctaagcctacatctgttctcttcctgatacatgctccaCAGCTTTGCTagacacatcttcaaagactgtggccactcttcatCAACCCACTCCAAATAAGAACACTTCCATTCattctataatatttaaaactagatctataacaattgtagggaaaatgggtttatgCAACATAGAAAAATCatcaatacttattttgaaaaactgaagaaacaggttaattatgacatatcttctcaaaaagatcaatgtgcaaatgaattaattgctattgagacaacaaccaaattctgaaacatcataagctataattaactataacaatgctacaagttcttactcatataCTATAAATaccaaattgaacattttaagaggaaggtaaatataactgcgacAACGTagtgacagtgtttggatgacaacaaattgatactaacaggtgtatacatgcacaaatttagtaacataactaatagcactaagaccgttcactatgtatgccaaaaccggtgtaaagacaactgttgctacatctcgcaccggtgccctgcactggcgagccgatgcagtagaaaaaaatcagggacccgaactccggagcacctagttgctccgacgcccagttcctttgtgccataaagatttaatattttactgcttggcttcttggatgtgtggacaagttggctccacaaactgctaagcggtgccaaataattttctaatggcaccgctgattagatggcaacatttttagatactaggtacaaactgtgactctATCtttggatgcgtttggttgaaaacgtggtatgaatgggttgagaccgtgacagtgtctgaatcacatctaacaaatgatttgtaacaactaaagagggtctaaccttctctgcatatGCCAGAaatttcctcccactgtccacagattcaaatgcaactagcttcatgcatagagtttgatggtgacaacgagcagacagatcttcagccaccccgctccattcgttgcaactgatggtcctagggaactacaagaggaagaaatgactcaaatcgactgccgggtaaaaatccttcatttcaagtcatagcccgagagagagagaagatAAGCAAACCCGGGTGGTCAAGGAGTcggaggaggaggaaccgctggagatgtctttgaagaagaccatgctgACCCCAGCGTAGGATGCGAGACGACAAGAgcaggaagcaagcgaggaagcggctatagcttaggaaggaaggaaggaaggggaaacaggggaaatgtgacttgttgtCAGGGAGAAAAGGAGATGGAGAAGGGGGgggggtagatatttcggcggtaggccaaaaatttcaaaatgtggagggaaactttgcgcgcggtgccgccggaaaccattcactttgaatgatagtgtgcatcgcaaacgattcttctgctttacgcgcatggtatGAGTttaataattcaaattttggtggaaacttCCCGGGTACGTcactgcataatttaacatcgcttgctaatttgagcACACAAAAAAGCGTACAACACACGAAccagacttactgaatcgagcaattttagtaattaaacagagctacttgacctaaacattgctctaacaaaagaccagcattaaaaacaaagcctaagtatgcgtaattttaacaaatccgccgctgtggcggcctatgcatcgccggtgtgagatgagaagtcaatgacttgtcctggcgacatgccgccgttggtggactccgcgtcccccctgctgaagtcgaccgcgtcctcgtcctcggcgccgccctcaaggttgtagtactcgtagtagtggctgcgccagagctcgcgttggtactccaccgtcaATTCCGAGATGGACATACTCTTCTCTACCTAGACCcgagccacgcgcaactcctcctctcggcgatcctcgatctccgccgcctcctgcatcttcaGCTACcactcggcgacctcatgaggaagcaggtgctccatggccaccaccaccattttggacgtgggttgcatgctggattccgaggtggcctggaatatcttggcatggatggcctcgactCGGGCTAGGCGACATTGGCGGCACAGACGGCAACTTGAgagctctcggcgtttgcagccgccgtcacagcagcatctgcagccgtctcggctgctcag encodes:
- the LOC119308217 gene encoding non-specific lipid-transfer protein 1-like isoform X1; this encodes MAPAWIRGARAVAPAVLLVAALLVALAPRGASAALSCSTVYNELMPCLGYVQSGGAVPRACCSGIKTLVSRARATPDRRAACACLKTVAAAAAGGPYLGRAAGLPGRCGVQPPFKIDPNVNCNAYVTPKQKA
- the LOC119308217 gene encoding non-specific lipid-transfer protein 1-like isoform X2, with product MAPAWIRGARAVAPAVLLVAALLVALAPRGASAALSCSTVYNELMPCLGYVQSGGAVPRACCSGIKTLVSRARATPDRRAACACLKTVAAAAAGGPYLGRAAGLPGRCGVQPPFKIDPNVNCNAV